The following coding sequences lie in one Phragmites australis chromosome 8, lpPhrAust1.1, whole genome shotgun sequence genomic window:
- the LOC133926754 gene encoding E3 ubiquitin-protein ligase makorin has translation MSTKRVLCKFFMHGACLKGEYCEFSHDWNDQANNVCTFYQKGACSYGSRCRYDHVKVSRNPTVLPTPSSSSTARVASTSLQMLSSGHPPRMGHKTDSSNQTKQIPMDLLAHSASKPAWRNDFQHDTVSEDGIDWSSNRTGQNQTLVKPADMPICSFAAAGNCPYGEGCLQMHGELCTTCGKMCLHPYRPDEREEHIKLCEKNHKRLEALKQSQEIECSVCLDRVLSKPTAAERKFGLLSECDHPFCIACIRNWRNNSPASGMDVNSALRACPICRKLSYYVIPSVLWYFSKEEKEEIIDSYKSKLKSIDCKYFDFGTGSCPFGTSCFYRHAYRDGRLEEVILRHLDADDGNTVIAKNIRLSDFLSRLHL, from the exons ATGTCGACCAAGAG GGTTCTTTGcaagttcttcatgcatggagCTTGCCTGAAAGGAGAGTACTGTGAGTTCTCCCATGACTGGAATGACCAAGCAAATAAT GTTTGCACATTCTACCAGAAAGGTGCATGCTCGTACGGTAGCCGTTGCAGATATGACCATGTCAAAGTTTCTCGTAACCCCACAGTTCTGCCGACACCATCATCCTCAAGTACTGCACGTGTTGCATCTACATCCCTTCAAATGTTAAGTTCAGGTCATCCTCCTCGCATGGGACACAAAACAGATTCAAGCAACCAAACAAAGCAGATACCTATGGATTTGCTTGCACATTCTGCAAGTAAGCCTGCATGGAGAAATGATTTTCAGCATGACACTGTTTCAGAGGATGGGATTGACTGGTCATCCAATCGAACTGGGCAAAACCAAACATTAGTGAAACCAGCTGATATGCCTATTTGTTCTTTTGCTGCTGCTGGTAATTGCCCCTATGGGGAAGGGTGCCTTCAGATGCATGGAGAATTGTGCACAACTTGTGGGAAAATGTGCTTGCATCCTTATCGTCCTGATGAGAGAGAGGAGCATATCAAGTTATGTGAGAAAAACCACAAGCGccttgaagctttgaaacagAGCCAAGAGATAGAATGCAGTGTCTGCTTGGATCGTGTGCTCTCGAAGCCTACTGCTGCTGAAAGGAAGTTTGGACTGTTATCCGAATGCGATCATCCTTTCTGTATTGCATGCATCAGAAATTGGCGTAACAATTCTCCTGCATCTGGTATGGATGTGAACTCAGCACTGAGGGCTTGTCCAATATGTCGCAAACTTTCATACTATGTCATTCCAAGTGTTCTTTGGTACTTCTCGaaggaagagaaagaggagatcATTGACAGCTACAAATCCAAGCTCAA GTCTATTGATTGCAAGTACTTCGATTTTGGGACAGGCTCTTGTCCCTTCGGGACAAGCTGTTTCTACAGG CATGCCTACAGAGATGGACGCTTGGAAGAGGTGATACTGCGTCATCTTGATGCTGATGATGGAAATACAGTAATTGCCAAAAATATTAG ACTGTCGGACTTCCTCAGTCGGTTGCATCTTTAG